One stretch of Zingiber officinale cultivar Zhangliang chromosome 6B, Zo_v1.1, whole genome shotgun sequence DNA includes these proteins:
- the LOC121992557 gene encoding dicarboxylate transporter 2.1, chloroplastic-like — MESSAICRPVSSPISVRPAALRRRRLLTSVRSDLLPCSSAPLSVLCRPFVPIRLRHDRAKLSLPPIRASSASASSVNPEASIAPPPPQPAHGAKLVPLVISVAIGLAVRFAVPRPVEVTPQAWQLLAIFLSTIAGLVLSPLPVGAWAFIGLTASIITKTLTFSVAFGAFTNEVIWLIVISFFFARGFVKTGLGDRIATYFVKWLGRSTLGLSYGLTISEALIAPAMPSTTARAGGVFVPIIKSLSLSSGSKPGDHSAGKLGSYLVMSQFQAATNSSALFLTAAAQNLLCLKLAEELGVRISGPWVSWFKAASLPAIVSLLATPYILYKIFPPQVKDTPDAPALATKKLEQMGSVTRSEWVMVGTMVLAVSLWIFGDALGISSVVAAMLGLSILLLLGVLNWDDCLSEKSAWDTLAWFAVLVGMAGQLTNLGIVSWMSSCVAKFLEFYSLSWPATLAVLQASYFLIHYLFASQTGHVGALYSAFLAMHLAAGVPGVLAALALAYNTNLFGSLTHYSSGQAAVYYGAGYLKLPEVFKMGFIVACVNALLWGVVGSFWWKFLGLY, encoded by the exons ATGGAGAGCTCCGCCATCTGCCGCCCCGTGTCCTCCCCTATCTCCGTCCGCCCAGCCGCCCTCCGCCGCCGCCGTCTGCTTACCTCCGTTCGCTCCGATTTGCTTCCTTGCTCGTCCGCCCCTCTATCCGTCCTCTGCCGCCCCTTCGTCCCTATCCGCCTCCGCCACGACCGCGCCAAGCTCTCTCTCCCCCCCATCCGCGCCTCCTCGGCCTCCGCATCCTCGGTAAATCCAGAAGCCTCTATTGCACCCCCGCCGCCTCAGCCGGCCCATGGTGCGAAGCTCGTTCCCCTCGTGATCTCCGTCGCTATCGGCCTCGCCGTGCGGTTCGCCGTTCCGCGGCCCGTGGAGGTCACTCCGCAGGCGTGGCAGCTCCTCGCGATCTTTTTATCCACGATCGCCGGCCTGGTACTCAGTCCGCTTCCGGTGGGCGCCTGGGCCTTCATCGGTCTCACCGCCTCGATCATTACGAAGACGCTGACCTTCTCGGTGGCCTTTGGGGCGTTCACCAATGAGGTTATCTGGCTTATCGtaatttccttcttctttgcaCGGGGGTTCGTCAAGACTGGACTTGGAGATCGGATTGCGACGTACTTTGTGAAGTGGCTTGGGAGGAGTACTTTGGGGTTGTCGTACGGACTTACCATCAGCGAGGCTTTAATCGCTCCCGCGATGCCCAGCACCACTGCCAGAGCTGGCGGGGTGTTCGTACCAATTATCAAGTCATTGTCCCTGTCGTCAGGGAGCAAACCTGGTGATCATTCAGCAGGGAAGCTGGGTTCCTATCTAGTTATGTCGCAGTTCCAG GCAGCTACTAATTCTAGCGCCCTTTTCCTAACTGCCGCAGCTCAAAATCTTTTGTGCCTTAAATTAGCTGAAGAACTTGGTGTTAGAATTTCTGGTCCATGGGTATCATGGTTTAAAGCTGCAAGCTTGCCTGCTATTGTTTCTCTTCTGGCCACTCCCTATATCCTCTACAAAATATTTCCCCCACAAGTAAAGGATACACCAGATGCACCGGCTTTGGCTACCAAAAAGTTGGAACAAATGGGATCTGTCACAAGGAGCGAATGGGTGATGGTTGGCACTATGGTTCTAGCTGTTTCATTGTGGATTTTTGG TGATGCTCTTGGAATATCAAGTGTTGTGGCTGCAATGCTCGGCCTATCTATCCTTCTACTTTTAGGTGTTCTAAATTGGGATGATTGCTTGAGCGAGAAATCTGCATGGGATACCTTGGCTTGGTTTGCTGTGCTAGTTGGAATGGCAGGGCAGCTGACAAATTTGGGAATAGTATCATGGATGTCAAGTTGTGTGGCTAAGTTTCTTGAATTTTATTCATTGAGCTGGCCTGCAACCCTTGCTGTCCTCCAAGCATCCTACTTCCTGATCCATTATCTATTTGCAAGTCAGACTGGTCATGTAGGAGCACTCTACTCAGCATTTCTTGCCATGCATTTGGCTGCTGGTGTTCCTGGTGTTTTGGCTGCACTTGCTTTGGCGTATAATACAAATCTTTTTGGTTCTCTGACACATTATAGTAGCGGTCAGGCTGCTGTATACTATGGAG